In Oceanispirochaeta sp. M1, the genomic stretch TCCCCTGATGCTGGTCACCCCCCATCCTCTTCATGGAATCCATTCTCAGTACTCCAATATTGAAGGATTCAGGATGGAAGAGGACAGGGGATTGTGGATTAACCCCGATGATGCCGGGGAGCGGGGAGTCAGTGAAGACAGTCTTGTTTATCTGAGAAGCCCCCAGGGGGAGATGAAAGTTCCGGTTCGAATCACTGAGGGGATTATGGCGGGGACAGTTTCTCTGAACGAAGGCCTGTGGCCCGACTTGAGTGAAGAAGGAAGCAGCCTTCTTGAGAGGGGGGGATCGGTTAATATTCTAAGTTCAACGGAACCCACCCTGCCGAGCCGGGGTGCAAGAACCCATACAATCTTTGTACAGGTATCACTCTGATGACTCCGGTCAGCCCGTAGGGAACAGGAATCAGTGAGGGAATAGCTCTCCCACACTTTCTCCGGTATGAATACGCCGGATTGCTTCCGCCATAAGGGGGGCAACCGAGAGTACCATCATATTTTTCATAAGTTTCTCTTCCGTTATCTCCACGGTGTTGGTTACAATCAGTTTTTCGATTCCCGCCTTTTTGAGCCGGCTTACGGCTTCACCGCAGAGAACAGGGTGGACAGCACTGACATAGATCTTTCCGACTCCCGCAGCTTTAAGGGTTTTGATGGTTTCGAGTATTGTAGCGCCTGTGGCAATCTCATCGTCAAAAATTACAGCATCCCTGCCGCGTACATTACCAATCAACTCTCCCTGGTTCACCTCAGTATCACTGATTCTTCTTTTATCAATGATGGCAATAGGAGCATCCAGACTCTCGGCAAAACGGCCGGCTCTCTTGGCGCCCCCCGCATCGGTTGCCACAACAATCATATTCTCTTTGTTTTCATAGTGCCGGAAATAATCTGCAATGGTATATGTCGCTGTCAGGTGATCTACGGGCATACTGAAAAAACCGTGAACCTGAGCTGAGTGGAGGTCCATGGTCAGGACCCTGTCGGCTCCTGCCGTCTTGAGTAGATCTGCAATCAATCTGGCGGTAATAGATATCCTGGGTGCATCCTTTTTATCGGAACGGGCATAAGAGTAATAGGGAATTACCGCTGTGATCCTCCCTGCAGAGGAACTGCGCAGTGCATCCATTGTGATCAGCATCTCCATAAGGTGTTCGCTTACCGGAGTTGTAAGGGATTGAATCACAAAGACATCTCTGTCTCTGACATTTTCCTGAATTTGTACCGAAAGGTTGTCGTTGGAGAAACGGGATATTTCAAGGGGGCTCAATTTCATATCGAGTTCCCCGGCAATTGATTCACTGAGACCCGGATTTGAACCGCAGCAGAATATTCTCATTTTATCTTTCATTTATTTGTATCCATTCCCAGTACCTTGAGGGCCAGTTCCACTTTTCCGAAGGGG encodes the following:
- a CDS encoding ribose-phosphate pyrophosphokinase, producing MKDKMRIFCCGSNPGLSESIAGELDMKLSPLEISRFSNDNLSVQIQENVRDRDVFVIQSLTTPVSEHLMEMLITMDALRSSSAGRITAVIPYYSYARSDKKDAPRISITARLIADLLKTAGADRVLTMDLHSAQVHGFFSMPVDHLTATYTIADYFRHYENKENMIVVATDAGGAKRAGRFAESLDAPIAIIDKRRISDTEVNQGELIGNVRGRDAVIFDDEIATGATILETIKTLKAAGVGKIYVSAVHPVLCGEAVSRLKKAGIEKLIVTNTVEITEEKLMKNMMVLSVAPLMAEAIRRIHTGESVGELFPH